A single genomic interval of Capricornis sumatraensis isolate serow.1 chromosome 11, serow.2, whole genome shotgun sequence harbors:
- the ZNF7 gene encoding zinc finger protein 7 yields MEAVTFGDVAVHFSREEWQCLDPGQRALYKEVMLENHSSVAGLAGFLVFKPELISRLEQGQDPWVLDLQGAEGREAARTTRTDATVGTDGEQACEDMDSLKSESGGVMVKTLPQDFPQSPGFGNTSDPEVCSQRQPSSLFHKNFLNMGTMVPRKAFAEDEFQGHGERGSSGHLGCQPDQSQGSFRRCDVCGRSLRSPSDVALHQEMNTQQKPNRCQECQKKLSDCFQERHLSTLPGEKPYECRECGKVFRLCSQLTQHQRIHTGEKPFKCTDCGKAFRLSSKLIQHQRIHTGEKPYRCEECGKAFGQSSSLIHHQRVHTGERPYGCRECGKAFSQQSQLARHQRTHTGERPYPCQECGKAFSQSSTLAQHQRMHAGEKLELPRTPESPSLGARQRMHAPEKPFKCDECGKAFRWVSRLSQHQLTHTGEKPYKCNKCSKAFGCSSRLIRHQRTHTGEKPFKCDECGKGFVQGSHLIQHQRIHTGEKPYECSDCGKAFSQSSSLIYHQRIHKGEKPYECLECGKAFSMSTQLTIHQRVHTGERPYKCSECGKAFSQNSTLFQHQIIHAGVKPYGCSECGKAFSRSSYLIEHQRIHTRAQWYREYGSTLEVSTHASRRRVNPVKKLHKCNECEKIFRWRSHLIIHQRIHTGEKPYKCNECGKAFNRSSRLTQHQKIHMG; encoded by the exons caggatTCCTGGTCTTCAAGCCTGAGCTGATCTCCCGGCTAGAACAGGGGCAGGATCCATGGGTCCTCGACCTGCAAggagcagaggggagagaggcagCCAGGACCACCCGGACAG ATGCTACAGTTGGGACTGATGGTGAGCAGGCCTGTGAGGACATGGACAGTCTTAAATCAGAATCTGGGGGGGTCATGGTCAAAACCTTGCCCCAGGACTTTCCCCAGAGTCCTGGCTTTGGAAACACCTCAGATCCTGAAGTCTGTTCACAGAGACAGCCAAGCTCCCTCTTCCATAAAAACTTCTTGAACATGGGGACCATGGTTCCCAGGAAGGCCTTCGCTGAGGACGAGTTCCAGGGTCATGGCGAGCGGGGAAGCAGTGGCCACTTGGGTTGTCAGCCTGATCAAAGTCAGGGGTCCTTCCGAAGGTGCGATGTATGTGGCAGGAGTTTGCGATCTCCTTCAGATGTTGCTTTGCACCAGGAAATGAATACCCAACAGAAACCCAACAGATGCCAGGAGTGCCAAAAAAAGTTATCTGATTGCTTTCAGGAGAGACATCTGAGTACCTTgcctggagagaaaccatatgagTGTAGGGAGTGTGGGAAGGTCTTCAGGTTGTGCTCACAGCTTACTCAGCATCAGAGGatccacactggagagaagccgTTTAAGTGCACCGACTGTGGGAAGGCCTTTCGCCTGAGCTCAAAACTTATTCAGCATCAAAGGATTCACACTGGGGAGAAGCCCTACAGGTGTgaagaatgtggaaaagcctttgGGCAGAGCTCCAGCCTCATCCATCATCAGAGGGTCCACACGGGAGAGAGGCCCTATGGCTGCCGGGAGTGTGGGAAGGCCTTCAGCCAGCAGTCTCAGCTGGCCAGGCACCAGAGGACCCATACAGGAGAGCGGCCCTACCCGTGCCAGGAGTGCGGCAAGGCCTTCAGCCAGAGCTCAACCCTAGCTCAGCACCAGCGGATGCATGCTGGGGAGAAGCTTGAGCTCCCGAGAACCCCGGAGAGTCCTAGCCTGGGTGCACGTCAGAGGATGCATGCTCCCGAGAAGCCATTTAAGTGTGACGAGTGTGGAAAGGCTTTCCGGTGGGTCTCCCGCCTGAGTCAGCATCAACTGacacacactggagagaaaccttataaatgCAACAAGTGTTCAAAAGCTTTTGGTTGCAGCTCACGACTTATTCGCCACCAGAGAACtcacactggagaaaaaccaTTTAAGTGCGATGAGTGTGGGAAGGGCTTTGTCCAAGGCTCACACCTCATTCagcatcagagaattcacaccGGGGAGAAGCCGTACGAGTGCAGTGACTGCGGGAAGGCCTTCAGCCAGAGCTCGAGCCTCATTTACCATCAGAGGATTCATAAGGGGGAGAAGCCCTACGAGTGCCTcgaatgtggaaaagccttcagcATGAGCACACAGCTCACGATCCACCAGAGGGTGCACACGGGCGAGAGGCCGTATAAGTGCAgcgagtgtggcaaggccttcagCCAGAATTCCACCCTTTTCCAGCACCAGATTATCCATGCCGGGGTAAAGCCCTACGGATGCAGTGAGTGCGGGAAGGCCTTCAGCCGGAGCTCATACCTTATCGAGCACCAGAGGATCCACACTCGTGCCCAGTGGTACCGTGAGTACGGGAGCACCCTGGAGGTTTCCACCCACGCGAGTCGTAGGAGAGTTAATCCTGTAAAGAAACTTCACAAATGTaatgaatgtgagaaaatattcagGTGGCGGTCGCATCTCATTATCCACcagagaattcacactggagagaagccttacaaatgtaatgaatgtggCAAAGCTTTTAATAGGAGCTCAAGGCTTACTcagcatcagaaaattcacatggGCTAG
- the COMMD5 gene encoding COMM domain-containing protein 5, with the protein MSAVGPAAAHLHRPGDSHSDCVSFLGAQLPPEVAAMPQLLGDLDRATFRKLLKLVVSSLQGEDCREAVQHLRAGANLPEEQLGALIAGTHTLLQQALRLPPASLKPDTFKNQLQELCIPQDLVVDLASVVFGSQRPLLDSVARQQGAWLPHVADFRWRVDVAISTSALARSLQPSVLMHLKLSDGSALRFEVPTAKFQELRFAVALVLKEMADLEKRCERKLQD; encoded by the coding sequence ATGTCTGCTGTGGGTCCTGCCGCTGCACACCTGCATCGCCCTGGGGACAGTCACAGTGACTGCGTGAGTTTCCTGGGGGCCCAGTTGCCCCCTGAGGTGGCAGCAATGCCCCAGCTCCTGGGCGACTTGGACAGGGCCACGTTCAGAAAATTGCTGAAGCTGGTGGTCAGCAGCCTGCAGGGAGAAGACTGCCGGGAGGCTGTGCAGCACCTCAGGGCTGGCGCCAACCTTCCTGAGGAGCAGTTGGGTGCCCTGATAGCCGGCACACACACCCTGCTCCAGCAGGCCCTCCGGCTGCCCCCGGCTAGCCTGAAGCCCGACACCTTCAAGAACCAGCTCCAGGAGCTTTGCATCCCCCAAGACCTGGTTGTGGACTTGGCCAGCGTGGTGTTTGGTAGCCAGCGGCCTCTCCTTGATTCTGTGGCCAGGCAGCAGGGGGCCTGGCTGCCCCACGTCGCCGACTTTCGGTGGAGGGTGGACGTGGCCATCTCCACCAGCGCCTTGGCCCGCTCCCTGCAGCCCAGTGTCCTGATGCACCTGAAGCTCTCAGATGGGTCCGCCCTCCGCTTTGAGGTTCCCACGGCCAAATTCCAGGAGCTGCGGTTTGCTGTGGCCCTGGTCCTGAAAGAGATGGCCGACCTGGAGAAGAGGTGCGAGCGCAAGCTGCAGGACTGA